One segment of Cottoperca gobio chromosome 24, fCotGob3.1, whole genome shotgun sequence DNA contains the following:
- the LOC115003957 gene encoding ATP-dependent RNA helicase DDX51-like: MSLFLVNRYLGEEENGSVSKESRSQALLAKLQQKAKENQKQSLTEKRQHPPKERTKQEEVKIKIKSDDDSSQEPQRHKKRKSEAVPLLVAESDNHDEQVEEKQNKTGANEKRKKKKDQSVCLHLRCRCRSCCFLPHLHRTLEKLQQLGLHQPRLFSSIHSHSSTISSSTTAASPTQKQGCFNFPQGLTEYYVPCTLSKKPLLLFHFILRMKFSPILCFTNSRETAHGLYLLVQLFGGIQAAEFSSRLSPAERKKTLKKFEQGKLELLISTDAAARGIDINGVKCVVNYDAPQYIRVYIHRIGRTARAGKTGLAFTFLLGVQEKNFLQMVVEAAFHIPNNISDGRRGPAGLQDSNQQPSIKEGRTASCVT, translated from the exons GTATCttggagaggaggaaaatggGAGCGTCTCGAAGGAGTCTCGGTCTCAGGCGTTACTGGCTAAACTACAGCAGAAGGCAAAAGAGAATCAGAAACAGAGTTTAACAGAAAAGAGACAACACCCGCCTAAAGAACGGACAAAACAAGAGGaggtcaaaataaaaataaagtctgaCGATGACAGCAGTCAAGAGCCTCAACGCCACAAAAAGAGGAAATCAGAAGCAGTGCCTTTGCTTGTCGCAGAGTCTGATAATCACGATGAGCAAGTCGAGGAAAAACAGAACAAGACGGGTGCAAATGAGAAacggaagaagaaaaaggatcagtcag TCTGTCTCCACCTCAGATGCCGCTGCAGAAGCTGCTGTTTTCTGCCACACTTACACAGAACCCtagagaagctgcagcagctgggcCTCCACCAGCCCAGACTGTTCAGCTCCATCCACAGTCACTCCAGcaccatcagcagcagcaccacagcAGCATCCCCCACCCAGAAACAAGGCTGCTTTAACTTCCCACAAGGTCTGACG GAGTATTATGTTCCCTGTACGTTAAGCAAGaagcccctcctcctcttccacttcATTCTGCGGATGAAGTTCAGCCCCATCCTCTGTTTCACCAACTCCAGAGAGACGGCACACGG ACTTTATCTGCTGGTGCAGCTCTTTGGTGGAATTCAGGCAGCTGAGTTCTCCTCCCGACTCTCTCCTGCTGAGAGAAAGAAGACGCTGAAGAAGTTTGAACAAGGAAAgctggaact GTTGATCAGCACAGACGCAGCTGCCAGAGGCATCGACATCAACGGGGTCAAATGTGTTGTGAATTATGATGCACCGCAGTACATCAGGGTGTACATTCACAG GATTGGAAGAACAGCAAGAGCAGGGAAAACAGGGCTGGCCTTCACCTTTCTGCTCGGAGTACAG GAGAAGAACTTCCTTCAGATGGTGGTGGAAGCAGCCTTTCACATCCCTAACAACATCTCAGATGGCAGGAGAGGCCCAGCAGGTCTGCAGGATTCAAATCAACAGCCATCAATAAAAGAAGGTAGAACAGCATCATGTGTAACGTAG
- the LOC115003958 gene encoding DNA repair protein RAD51 homolog 1-like, giving the protein MRSEDRVETEVEAEESFGPQPLSRLEQCGISASDIKKLGDSGFHTIEAVAYTPKKELLNIKGIGEAKADKILAEAAKLVPMGFTTATEFHQRRAEIIQISTGSKELDKLLQGGIETGSITEMFGEFRTGKTQLCHTLAVTCQLPIDQGGGEGKAMYIDTEGTFRPERLLAVAERYGLVGSDVLDNVAYARAFNTDHQTQLLYQASAMMAESSPT; this is encoded by the exons ATGAGAAGCGAGGACAGGGTGGAGACGGAGGTAGAGGCGGAAGAAAGCTTCGGGCCACAGCCTCTGAGCAGACTGGAG CAATGTGGAATCAGTGCCAGTGACATCAAGAAGCTGGGAGACTCAGGTTTCCACACCATCGAGGCAGTGGCCTACACACCCAAGAAGGAGCTGCTTAACATCAAAGGCATCGGTGAGGCCAAAGCTGACAAAATTCTA GCTGAAGCAGCCAAACTTGTGCCCATGGGTTTCACCACAGCTACTGAGTTCCACCAGAGGAGAGCTGAGATCATCCAGATCTCTACAGGCTCCAAGGAGCTCGACAAACTCCTGCAGG GTGGGATAGAGACGGGCTCCATCACAGAGATGTTTGGAGAGTTTCGGACGGGGAAGACACAGCTGTGCCACACACTCGCTGTCACCTGTCAG CTGCCCATTGAtcagggggggggagaaggtAAAGCTATGTACATTGACACAGAGGGAACCTTCAGACCAGAGAGACTCCTCGCTGTAGCTGAGAG GTATGGGCTGGTAGGCAGTGACGTTCTGGACAACGTGGCCTACGCTCGAGCCttcaacacagaccatcagacCCAGCTGCTGTACCAAGCATCTGCCATGATGGCTGAGTCCAG CCCGACATAA